The Leptospira venezuelensis genome contains a region encoding:
- a CDS encoding TPM domain-containing protein has product MRRLFFLPFLLFSTGIFADQIPIPKLAHRVTDLTSTLSEEEVSNLENKLRDFEKRKGSQVVLVIIPTTGDETIEQYSIRLAEDWKIGRKGTADGVIFLVAKDDRKMRFEIGRGLEGAIPDVVSKRIQLEYVRPLFKEGKYFEGIDQGIEKILGLIDGEQLPEPSSTSYGSSNAETEDDNFGLYIGALVVIGIVVGFLFRKLFSLLQAGVATYAGYWVGGLLGFSLEVMLPLLVIFFILLCIIYIAAKNPGSGGGSGWSGSSWSSYSSGDSGWGSSSSSGDSFSGGGGDFSGGGSSSDW; this is encoded by the coding sequence ATGAGACGGTTGTTTTTTCTTCCATTTTTATTATTCAGTACCGGGATTTTCGCGGATCAGATCCCTATTCCCAAATTGGCGCATAGGGTCACAGACCTGACTTCTACATTAAGCGAAGAAGAAGTTTCTAATTTAGAAAATAAACTTAGAGACTTCGAAAAACGTAAAGGAAGCCAGGTGGTTTTGGTCATCATACCAACAACGGGTGATGAGACAATAGAGCAGTATTCTATTCGTTTAGCTGAAGATTGGAAAATAGGAAGAAAAGGTACTGCAGACGGAGTTATCTTTTTAGTCGCAAAAGACGATCGAAAAATGCGTTTTGAGATCGGACGAGGATTAGAAGGAGCCATACCGGACGTAGTCAGTAAAAGAATCCAGTTAGAATACGTTAGACCCCTATTCAAAGAAGGTAAATATTTCGAAGGAATTGACCAAGGAATCGAAAAGATACTCGGGCTTATCGACGGAGAACAATTGCCTGAACCAAGCTCCACCAGTTACGGATCATCAAACGCAGAAACAGAAGATGATAATTTCGGACTTTATATAGGAGCCTTGGTCGTAATAGGGATCGTAGTTGGATTCTTATTTAGAAAATTATTTAGCCTACTCCAAGCGGGAGTTGCTACTTACGCAGGATATTGGGTGGGGGGATTATTAGGTTTTTCTTTAGAAGTAATGCTTCCACTTTTGGTAATATTCTTTATACTGCTATGTATCATCTATATAGCGGCCAAAAATCCAGGTTCTGGTGGAGGAAGTGGATGGTCCGGAAGTTCTTGGAGCTCCTATAGTTCCGGTGACTCTGGCTGGGGTTCTTCTTCATCTTCAGGTGATTCTTTCAGCGGCGGAGGAGGAGATTTTAGCGGAGGAGGATCCTCTTCGGATTGGTAA
- a CDS encoding SufE family protein, translated as MPTLEEAQKEIIAEFSEAADWEERYQMLIEIGDELPVLAPELKTEDRLVPGCQSRVWVVPEEKEGKLFIQADSDSAITKGMIALLLRVFSGRTKEEIKSASLEFLKEIGLDKHLSMSRRNGLYSMVNRIRSF; from the coding sequence ATGCCGACTCTGGAAGAAGCTCAAAAAGAAATTATCGCCGAGTTCTCGGAAGCTGCAGACTGGGAAGAAAGATACCAGATGCTGATCGAGATAGGGGACGAGCTTCCTGTTTTGGCTCCGGAATTAAAAACAGAAGATAGATTGGTCCCAGGTTGCCAATCCAGGGTTTGGGTTGTTCCGGAAGAAAAAGAAGGCAAATTATTTATCCAAGCGGATAGCGATTCTGCGATCACCAAAGGAATGATCGCATTACTCTTACGAGTTTTTTCGGGAAGAACAAAAGAAGAGATTAAGTCTGCATCTTTAGAATTCCTAAAAGAGATCGGACTGGATAAACATCTTTCCATGAGCCGTAGAAATGGTCTCTACTCTATGGTTAATAGAATTAGAAGTTTTTAA
- the ygiD gene encoding 4,5-DOPA dioxygenase extradiol — MQKLPVFFVGHGSPMNALGPNPLADTWAESTKDFPEPKAILSISAHWFTRGTYVTSNQSPPTIHDFYGFPQELFDVQYSAPGDPKLAEELSKSKDAQVIQDDSWGLDHGTWSVLRNMYPKANIPVVQLSLDATKSGEWHYEFAKSLSKLREQGVLVLGSGDLVHNLRLYDWKNQDKAHDWALDANETFKDLIQKRDWKSLANYQKLGTAVQIAIPTPEHYFPMLYALALAGEKEEIHFYNDIIQSSVSLTSMKIN; from the coding sequence ATGCAGAAATTACCGGTATTTTTTGTAGGCCATGGAAGTCCAATGAACGCTCTCGGTCCAAATCCGTTAGCCGACACCTGGGCGGAATCTACCAAAGATTTTCCGGAGCCTAAGGCAATCTTAAGTATTTCTGCTCATTGGTTTACTAGAGGAACATACGTAACCTCTAATCAGTCTCCTCCTACCATTCATGATTTCTACGGATTTCCTCAGGAATTATTTGATGTACAATATTCTGCGCCTGGAGATCCAAAACTCGCAGAAGAACTTTCTAAGTCCAAAGATGCACAAGTGATCCAAGATGATTCTTGGGGATTGGATCACGGAACTTGGAGTGTGCTTCGAAACATGTATCCAAAGGCAAATATTCCAGTAGTTCAATTGAGTTTGGATGCGACCAAGTCTGGTGAATGGCATTACGAATTTGCAAAGTCTTTGTCCAAGTTGAGGGAACAAGGTGTGCTTGTCTTGGGAAGTGGGGATTTGGTCCATAACTTACGTCTTTATGATTGGAAAAACCAAGATAAAGCTCACGACTGGGCATTGGATGCTAATGAAACCTTCAAGGACCTAATCCAAAAAAGAGATTGGAAGAGTTTAGCAAATTACCAAAAATTAGGAACTGCTGTACAGATTGCCATTCCGACTCCTGAACATTATTTTCCTATGTTATATGCATTAGCTTTGGCAGGAGAGAAGGAAGAGATCCATTTTTATAATGATATCATCCAGAGTTCGGTATCGTTAACTAGTATGAAAATTAATTAG
- a CDS encoding rhodanese-related sulfurtransferase produces MKHKPLHNIYSKDILKKKIEAEDFQRTTISFYKYVILEDPNLLRNELYREWESLGVLGRIYLAREGINAQLSVPEFNFQKFRDSIDARKEFKDVPFKVAVEQKSYSFLKLDIRVRNKIVADGLADDTFDVTNVGTHLNAEEFNKKLESSETIVVDVRNHYESEIGHFEGALLPQADTFREELPLIIDLLHDKKDKEIIMYCTGGIRCEKASAYLKHHGFQNVYQLHGGIISYASEIKEKGLDSKFKGKNFVFDARLQETVGEEILSECHQCDQKSARHINCANPACHILFIQCESCAEKFDNCCSTECQKIAALPPEEQKKLRKGKAASNQHFSKSKIRPKVFELYKGK; encoded by the coding sequence ATGAAACATAAACCTCTTCATAATATTTATAGTAAGGATATTTTAAAGAAAAAGATAGAGGCAGAGGACTTCCAGCGTACTACTATTTCCTTTTATAAATATGTGATTTTAGAAGATCCTAACCTTCTCCGTAATGAACTATATAGAGAATGGGAATCTTTGGGAGTTTTGGGAAGGATCTATCTCGCAAGAGAAGGGATCAATGCTCAATTATCAGTGCCTGAATTCAATTTTCAAAAATTCAGAGACTCAATAGATGCGAGAAAAGAATTCAAAGATGTTCCATTCAAGGTTGCAGTAGAACAAAAGTCGTATTCATTCTTAAAATTGGACATCCGAGTTCGCAATAAGATCGTGGCAGATGGTCTTGCAGATGATACTTTTGATGTAACGAATGTAGGTACCCACTTAAACGCCGAAGAATTTAATAAAAAATTAGAATCTTCCGAAACGATTGTTGTGGATGTTCGCAACCATTATGAATCAGAAATAGGTCATTTCGAAGGAGCGTTACTTCCTCAAGCGGATACTTTTAGAGAAGAATTACCTTTGATCATAGACCTTCTTCATGATAAAAAGGATAAAGAAATCATAATGTATTGCACCGGCGGGATCCGGTGCGAGAAGGCTTCCGCTTATCTTAAACATCATGGATTTCAAAATGTATATCAGTTACATGGCGGAATTATTTCTTACGCTTCTGAAATTAAAGAGAAGGGATTGGACTCCAAGTTTAAGGGAAAAAATTTCGTGTTCGACGCGAGACTCCAGGAAACTGTGGGAGAAGAAATACTAAGTGAATGCCACCAGTGTGATCAAAAATCCGCAAGGCATATCAATTGTGCAAATCCAGCCTGTCACATTCTATTTATCCAATGTGAATCTTGTGCAGAAAAATTCGATAATTGTTGTTCTACCGAATGCCAAAAGATTGCAGCTTTGCCTCCAGAAGAGCAGAAAAAACTAAGAAAAGGTAAAGCGGCTTCTAACCAACATTTTTCCAAATCAAAAATCAGACCTAAGGTTTTCGAACTTTACAAAGGAAAATAA
- a CDS encoding jacalin-like lectin — translation MKIEQSRKSLSLLTGILIFLLNCNGEKAVNTESLLGLIQKTDQTKIGTNYSDLAVIDTVNGTGTFSLLTYNVAGLLEPFSSSNPSENTPYMGPLMTPFDLIQVQEDFNYHASLYANDVHPYRSATSGGMGIGDGLNTLSYFPFSDFQRVDWDACNGTDCLTPKGFTLARHKVAPGVFLDVYNLHTNASTEDADLAARRSNVLQILNFIESNSAGNAVIVMGDTNTRYTRSGDNIREFINRGFTDVWIQLIRGGSYPTQGADALTDCEGHRTSAGCEIVDKIFYRGNSYISLSPSSYLIEEARFVHPVTGVPLSDHYAVSSTFNYSLFQNLLYSDSFGGPHGTAFNDVNSLPSSPSVSKLSLRSGSRVDAVSLQLTNGTVLSHGGTGGSLQSLSLGSGEYLDQVKLCSGVKNSHTRIFYAQFRTSLGRFLTGGSTTSSCTTYSAPNGWGIIGFHGRSGDEIDTLGVIFAPVL, via the coding sequence ATGAAAATCGAACAAAGCAGAAAGAGCCTTTCTCTTTTGACAGGGATTTTAATATTCCTGCTCAATTGTAACGGGGAGAAGGCTGTAAACACGGAAAGTTTATTAGGACTGATCCAGAAAACGGACCAAACGAAAATTGGAACAAACTATTCGGACCTTGCGGTTATCGATACTGTAAATGGCACCGGAACATTCTCTTTACTCACTTATAATGTGGCAGGGCTCCTGGAACCTTTTTCCAGTTCGAACCCAAGTGAGAACACTCCTTATATGGGGCCCTTGATGACTCCATTTGATCTGATTCAAGTCCAAGAGGATTTTAATTACCATGCAAGTTTGTATGCAAACGATGTGCATCCTTATAGATCCGCCACAAGTGGTGGAATGGGGATTGGAGATGGTTTGAATACATTGTCCTATTTTCCATTTTCGGATTTCCAAAGAGTGGATTGGGATGCATGTAATGGAACGGATTGTTTAACTCCTAAAGGTTTTACTTTAGCAAGGCATAAGGTAGCACCCGGAGTATTTTTGGACGTGTATAATTTACATACGAACGCAAGTACAGAAGACGCCGACCTCGCAGCTAGAAGATCTAATGTATTACAAATTCTGAATTTTATAGAATCCAATTCTGCAGGAAATGCAGTGATCGTGATGGGAGACACGAATACGAGATACACCAGATCGGGCGACAATATCAGAGAGTTTATTAATCGCGGATTTACTGATGTTTGGATTCAGCTGATCCGAGGTGGATCATATCCAACACAAGGAGCAGATGCTTTGACGGACTGCGAAGGTCATAGAACAAGTGCAGGATGCGAGATAGTGGATAAAATATTCTATCGTGGGAATTCCTATATTTCTTTATCTCCTAGTTCTTATTTGATAGAAGAGGCAAGATTTGTGCATCCGGTGACAGGAGTTCCTCTTTCAGACCATTATGCAGTCTCTTCTACATTCAATTATTCTCTTTTTCAGAATTTATTGTATAGTGATTCCTTTGGTGGACCTCATGGAACTGCATTCAATGATGTGAATTCTCTTCCTTCTTCTCCATCTGTATCTAAATTAAGTTTAAGATCCGGATCAAGAGTGGATGCGGTTTCTTTACAATTAACGAATGGAACAGTTTTAAGCCATGGAGGAACAGGGGGAAGTTTACAAAGTTTGAGTCTGGGATCGGGAGAGTATTTAGACCAAGTAAAACTTTGCAGTGGTGTAAAAAATAGTCATACTCGTATTTTTTATGCTCAATTTCGCACAAGCCTAGGAAGATTCTTAACAGGAGGATCTACTACTTCAAGCTGCACTACTTATTCAGCACCTAACGGATGGGGAATTATAGGATTTCATGGTAGGAGTGGGGATGAAATAGATACACTAGGTGTCATCTTTGCCCCTGTTCTATAA
- a CDS encoding aldo/keto reductase, with translation MKISLSNEGPSFSRFVYGCWRLHSDPKGSGTDRILEKIEVCLDSGIDTFDHADLYGEYGNEERFGLALKSKPGLKDKIKIVTKAGIQLPGPNRSGISVKHYDTSGKYLISSAENSLKKLNVDKLDLLLIHRPDPLMNADEVAKTFRSLKESGKVLYFGVSNFTPSQFSLLQSRLDFPLVTNQVEFHPFYPDPLVNGVFDQAQELNIKPMIWSPTAGGRIFRPKTEQETVLYKTLEELAKKKNVTIDAVLFSWYLYHPAQLVPVLGTNEPDRIRSAIKSFQVQLEREEWFQVLEAGTGKRVP, from the coding sequence ATGAAAATTTCACTTTCTAATGAAGGCCCAAGTTTTTCCAGATTCGTTTATGGTTGTTGGAGATTACACTCAGATCCAAAGGGATCAGGCACCGATCGAATTTTAGAAAAGATAGAAGTTTGTCTGGATTCCGGAATAGATACTTTTGATCATGCGGATCTATATGGCGAATACGGAAACGAAGAGAGATTCGGCTTAGCATTAAAGTCTAAGCCTGGGTTAAAAGATAAGATCAAGATAGTGACTAAGGCTGGAATTCAGCTTCCGGGGCCAAATCGTTCAGGAATTTCAGTAAAACATTATGATACTTCTGGTAAATATCTAATAAGCTCTGCTGAAAATTCATTAAAAAAGCTAAATGTAGATAAACTAGATCTGCTCTTAATCCATCGACCTGATCCTTTGATGAATGCAGACGAGGTTGCTAAAACTTTTAGATCCCTGAAAGAAAGCGGCAAAGTTCTATATTTCGGAGTTTCGAATTTTACTCCTTCGCAATTTTCACTTTTGCAATCTAGATTGGATTTTCCTTTGGTTACAAACCAAGTAGAGTTTCATCCATTTTATCCTGATCCTTTGGTGAATGGAGTATTTGATCAGGCCCAAGAATTAAATATTAAGCCTATGATTTGGTCTCCCACGGCAGGCGGTAGGATCTTCCGACCTAAAACCGAACAAGAAACTGTTTTATATAAAACATTAGAAGAGCTGGCAAAGAAGAAGAATGTAACTATAGATGCAGTATTATTCTCCTGGTATCTCTATCATCCTGCACAATTGGTCCCAGTTTTAGGGACGAACGAACCGGATCGAATCAGATCGGCGATTAAATCATTTCAAGTTCAGTTAGAAAGAGAAGAATGGTTCCAAGTTTTAGAAGCTGGAACAGGCAAAAGAGTTCCTTAA
- a CDS encoding TPM domain-containing protein, with product MSKNPSLIERLIRNIFAGFLDLFRIGNGPLSGFTLLRKYFSPKELREITSAVADSEKTHRGELKVAVETKIPIFQIFSGKTARDRAIEMFSFLKVWDTEENTGILIYILLSEKKIVTLADRGIYKKIGQEKLNLISTKIGEGFKSGVPKNAILTGIKELTEELSKHFPAGKKNPNEVSNEPYIS from the coding sequence ATGAGCAAAAATCCTTCTTTAATCGAAAGACTTATACGCAATATTTTTGCAGGGTTCCTAGACTTATTCAGAATAGGAAATGGACCTCTATCAGGTTTTACTTTATTAAGAAAATATTTTAGTCCCAAGGAACTGAGAGAGATCACATCTGCAGTTGCAGATTCCGAAAAAACTCACAGAGGGGAATTAAAAGTAGCGGTCGAAACAAAGATCCCGATTTTCCAAATATTCTCCGGCAAAACCGCAAGAGATAGAGCGATAGAGATGTTCTCTTTCTTAAAAGTTTGGGACACAGAAGAAAATACAGGAATACTGATCTATATTCTTCTTTCTGAAAAGAAAATCGTAACCTTAGCAGATCGTGGTATTTACAAAAAGATAGGGCAAGAAAAATTGAATCTGATCTCTACTAAGATAGGAGAAGGTTTTAAATCCGGTGTTCCTAAAAATGCGATACTGACAGGGATTAAAGAACTAACGGAAGAACTGAGTAAACATTTTCCTGCCGGAAAGAAAAATCCGAACGAGGTCTCGAACGAACCTTATATAAGTTAG
- a CDS encoding DUF4349 domain-containing protein: protein MFRFLTSILIIAFLFVCKAENSQKQSGDVSDLQLSRSASAPMPSADGQPMQEVEKKLTGKAGEREEAPEDQIKTFATPKIGNLKIGRLLEYKVDLNFETKDFIAARKFLLELSGKYGFVQSESLQNWGGDTEPSMTAVIHVKSADLYQVLMELEKIGTLTSENIQVEDHTENYTLEQIHAKREKIRIARRTDLGARSTPRNAAEIEELIGQSEDSADSAEFEKWKILDRVNWAKISIHMYGPKKPKAVEVPSFGDAFIDLASLGLKLILSLIYIIPLALIAAGILYFIKYAKNKWFK from the coding sequence ATGTTTCGCTTTCTAACTTCAATCTTAATCATTGCCTTTCTGTTCGTATGTAAGGCTGAGAATTCCCAAAAGCAATCGGGGGACGTTTCCGATCTACAGCTCTCTAGATCTGCATCTGCACCTATGCCTTCTGCAGATGGACAGCCAATGCAAGAGGTCGAGAAAAAACTTACCGGTAAGGCAGGCGAAAGGGAAGAAGCACCAGAGGACCAGATCAAGACCTTTGCTACTCCTAAGATCGGAAATCTGAAGATCGGTCGTCTTTTAGAATATAAGGTAGATCTAAATTTCGAAACGAAAGATTTTATCGCGGCTCGAAAATTCTTATTAGAACTTTCAGGTAAGTATGGATTTGTTCAGAGCGAAAGTCTTCAGAATTGGGGAGGAGATACTGAACCAAGTATGACTGCAGTCATTCATGTAAAATCAGCCGACCTATATCAGGTCTTGATGGAATTGGAGAAAATAGGAACTCTCACTTCTGAAAATATACAGGTAGAAGATCATACTGAAAATTATACATTAGAGCAGATCCATGCAAAAAGGGAGAAGATCAGGATTGCAAGAAGAACAGATCTTGGTGCAAGATCCACTCCAAGAAATGCAGCCGAGATTGAAGAACTTATAGGGCAATCAGAAGATTCTGCAGACTCTGCTGAGTTCGAAAAATGGAAGATACTAGATAGGGTCAATTGGGCGAAAATCAGTATCCATATGTACGGTCCTAAAAAACCTAAAGCGGTAGAAGTTCCAAGTTTTGGAGATGCATTTATCGATTTGGCGAGTCTCGGATTAAAACTGATCCTATCTTTAATCTATATTATTCCTTTAGCATTGATCGCGGCTGGAATTCTATACTTCATTAAATATGCCAAAAATAAATGGTTCAAATAA
- a CDS encoding 2-hydroxychromene-2-carboxylate isomerase, protein MPKPVLSFWFEFASTYSYLTVGRIKSLADKEGIQLEWKPFLLGPIFKDQGMSDSPFNLFPTKGKYMWKDLERRTKKYGLPFSKPDIFPQNGLKAARITIANLDKPWIYDFILEVFKVEFSKNLDISDVTILSELLRSLDQNPENILSSSELEKNKNKLRENTEQARKLGIFGAPSFIANGELFWGDDRLEDAIAFLKNVPN, encoded by the coding sequence ATGCCAAAGCCTGTTCTTTCCTTCTGGTTTGAATTTGCTAGCACCTATTCTTACTTAACAGTGGGAAGGATCAAATCGTTAGCAGACAAAGAAGGTATTCAATTAGAATGGAAACCTTTTTTGCTCGGACCAATTTTTAAAGACCAAGGAATGTCCGATTCTCCTTTTAATCTTTTTCCCACAAAGGGAAAGTATATGTGGAAGGATTTAGAGAGAAGGACCAAAAAATATGGGCTTCCTTTTTCTAAACCCGATATTTTTCCTCAAAACGGTCTGAAAGCGGCTCGGATCACGATCGCAAATCTAGATAAACCTTGGATCTACGATTTTATATTAGAAGTTTTTAAAGTAGAATTCTCTAAAAATTTGGACATCTCAGATGTCACTATTCTTTCTGAGCTCTTACGATCCTTGGACCAAAATCCGGAAAATATACTCTCCTCTTCTGAATTGGAAAAAAACAAAAACAAACTCAGGGAAAATACAGAACAAGCCAGGAAGCTCGGAATATTTGGAGCACCCAGTTTTATTGCAAACGGAGAATTATTCTGGGGAGACGATCGTTTAGAAGATGCGATCGCTTTTTTAAAGAACGTCCCTAATTAA
- a CDS encoding bile acid:sodium symporter family protein: MQDYDLVRLNFSPGGLFVLNICLGLIMYGVSLELTIADFTNLRKQPKAAIVGLFSQLVLLPAITVGLLYILKPHPGLALGMILVAACPGGNMSNFISLLAKGNVPLSISLTATTTVLAWFFTPFNFFFWGKLYSPAADRLKEISLNPADVFLSIFLILVLPLVLGALTNHFLPKVASSLKKPMRIGSTVLLGVFILIAFVGNWRSFVEFGPILFWLVLLHNGSALTVGYLASWIAGLAHKERKTISLETGLQNSGLGLILIFTFFQGIGSMALIAAWWGVWHLISGLFLAAIWGREKTT, translated from the coding sequence ATGCAAGATTACGATTTAGTCAGATTGAATTTCAGTCCAGGTGGACTCTTTGTCTTGAATATTTGTCTTGGACTCATCATGTATGGGGTCTCTTTAGAATTGACCATCGCTGATTTTACAAATTTAAGAAAACAGCCTAAAGCAGCCATTGTTGGTCTCTTCTCCCAATTAGTATTATTACCCGCAATCACAGTAGGATTACTTTATATTCTAAAACCTCATCCGGGTTTAGCTCTTGGAATGATTTTAGTGGCAGCTTGTCCTGGCGGGAATATGTCCAATTTTATCAGTCTGCTCGCAAAAGGAAATGTTCCTCTTTCCATTTCGCTAACTGCAACCACGACAGTCCTTGCTTGGTTCTTTACTCCATTTAACTTTTTCTTCTGGGGAAAACTATATTCTCCTGCTGCAGACAGATTAAAAGAGATCAGCTTAAATCCGGCAGATGTATTTCTTTCTATTTTTCTAATATTGGTCTTACCTTTAGTTTTAGGAGCTTTAACGAATCATTTTCTACCAAAGGTTGCGTCTTCTTTAAAAAAACCGATGAGAATTGGATCTACAGTTCTATTGGGTGTTTTTATATTGATTGCATTTGTTGGTAACTGGAGATCTTTCGTCGAGTTCGGACCGATTTTGTTTTGGCTTGTACTTCTTCATAACGGATCGGCGTTGACAGTAGGATATCTTGCCTCTTGGATCGCAGGTCTTGCTCATAAAGAAAGAAAAACAATCTCCTTAGAAACCGGACTCCAAAACTCTGGACTTGGTCTTATCTTAATTTTTACATTCTTTCAAGGAATAGGATCTATGGCACTCATCGCTGCTTGGTGGGGGGTATGGCATTTGATTAGCGGACTTTTCTTAGCTGCTATCTGGGGAAGAGAAAAAACAACTTAA
- a CDS encoding DNA alkylation repair protein, which translates to MPKSKSPVPKKLLGGENSKAEDVTREVRKLADPKAVEILSRFFKTGKGQYGEGDLFLGIKVPPLRKISKLYKGLPLSELQKIVKSTYHEERLLGFFILCEKFQKTPEGGRKELHLFYLKNLKYVNNWDIVDLSSREMIGDYLLDKKRDILYKLVKSNNMWERRVAIISTYAFIRKGDFKDTLKISENLLTDKEDLIHKAVGWMLREVGNRSLKPETDFLDKHAHKMPRTMLRYAIEKFPTKLKLKYMKVRKE; encoded by the coding sequence ATGCCTAAATCTAAATCACCGGTTCCAAAGAAATTATTAGGAGGAGAAAATTCCAAGGCGGAAGACGTGACCCGCGAAGTCCGAAAACTCGCCGATCCAAAAGCAGTCGAAATACTCTCCCGATTTTTCAAAACAGGAAAGGGTCAATATGGAGAGGGTGATCTATTCCTAGGAATAAAGGTCCCACCTTTACGCAAAATTTCCAAATTATACAAGGGACTTCCTTTGTCTGAACTTCAGAAAATCGTAAAATCAACGTACCATGAAGAAAGACTTTTAGGATTTTTTATTCTTTGCGAGAAGTTCCAAAAAACGCCTGAAGGAGGTCGTAAGGAACTGCACTTATTCTATTTAAAAAACTTAAAATACGTGAATAATTGGGATATCGTAGATCTAAGTTCCAGAGAAATGATCGGTGATTATCTTTTAGATAAGAAAAGAGACATCCTATACAAACTCGTTAAATCGAATAATATGTGGGAAAGAAGGGTCGCAATCATTTCCACTTATGCATTTATTCGCAAAGGAGACTTTAAAGACACCTTAAAGATCTCCGAAAACCTCTTAACGGATAAAGAAGATCTAATTCATAAAGCTGTGGGCTGGATGCTAAGAGAAGTTGGTAATAGAAGTCTTAAACCGGAGACTGACTTTTTAGATAAACATGCCCATAAGATGCCCAGGACCATGCTTAGATATGCGATTGAAAAGTTTCCTACTAAGTTAAAGTTGAAATATATGAAGGTTCGAAAGGAATAA
- a CDS encoding TauD/TfdA family dioxygenase, with translation MKTNTISRSGKSAIKKVSANKTKPKGIGRVEKSFFPGKELPRIYGPGDTNALESGFLPAWISKNKKSIETDLLEYGAVLFRGFQISSAQEFEDVALSLDKNLKTDYLGTSPRNKVTQFVHTASELPPHYPIMQHAEMSFLDKPPRKLMFFCAVAPKEHGETPIADLRKIYEDLDPDLLKKFETKGVKYIRKYDGPNASRYNLWKTKRWDEMFSTKEKKQVEKIAAQQRFQVEWLPEDGLKLTNKQVAVRKHPIAKTKAWHNHSQVFHQDAARLEYAKILKQQGTIRSFILAGVLYVLTFLKKKLVEPKDQDTNVIFGDDSEISVSEIGKVSQTFWKHLSIFSWQKGDVLLIDNYSVSHGRLPFSGPREILVTWTD, from the coding sequence ATGAAAACAAATACAATTTCCCGATCTGGCAAATCCGCAATTAAGAAAGTTTCCGCTAACAAAACTAAGCCGAAAGGTATAGGAAGGGTAGAAAAATCTTTTTTCCCAGGAAAAGAACTTCCTAGGATTTACGGCCCTGGTGACACGAACGCTTTAGAGTCCGGATTTTTACCTGCATGGATCTCTAAAAATAAAAAGTCGATCGAGACTGACCTTTTGGAATACGGCGCAGTATTATTCAGAGGTTTTCAAATTTCTTCTGCCCAAGAATTCGAAGACGTTGCGCTTAGTTTAGATAAAAATCTGAAAACCGATTATTTGGGAACTTCTCCCAGAAACAAAGTTACTCAGTTTGTCCATACCGCAAGTGAACTTCCTCCTCATTATCCTATCATGCAGCATGCTGAGATGAGTTTTTTGGACAAACCTCCCCGCAAACTAATGTTCTTCTGCGCGGTTGCGCCCAAGGAGCATGGAGAAACTCCGATCGCAGATCTACGAAAAATCTACGAGGACCTGGATCCTGATCTACTGAAAAAGTTTGAAACTAAGGGAGTCAAATATATCCGCAAATACGACGGCCCTAACGCTTCTCGTTATAATCTTTGGAAAACAAAACGTTGGGACGAGATGTTCTCAACCAAAGAAAAAAAACAAGTCGAGAAGATTGCCGCGCAACAAAGATTCCAAGTAGAATGGTTGCCTGAAGATGGATTAAAACTCACTAATAAACAGGTTGCAGTACGTAAACACCCAATCGCCAAAACTAAAGCTTGGCATAATCATAGCCAAGTATTTCACCAAGATGCAGCCAGATTAGAATATGCAAAAATCCTAAAACAGCAAGGAACCATCCGAAGCTTTATCTTGGCAGGAGTTCTGTATGTTCTTACATTCTTAAAAAAGAAGTTAGTGGAACCTAAGGACCAGGATACAAATGTGATCTTCGGAGATGATTCCGAGATAAGTGTTTCCGAGATAGGCAAAGTCAGCCAAACATTCTGGAAACATCTATCCATATTCTCCTGGCAAAAAGGGGACGTTCTTTTGATAGACAATTATTCTGTTTCCCACGGAAGATTACCATTCTCCGGTCCAAGGGAAATTTTAGTCACCTGGACGGACTAA